The following are encoded in a window of Apteryx mantelli isolate bAptMan1 chromosome 17, bAptMan1.hap1, whole genome shotgun sequence genomic DNA:
- the HSPB8 gene encoding heat shock protein beta-8, with protein sequence MADSQLPFSCHYPGRRSVRDPFREPGLTSRLLDDDFGMSPFSGDLTADWPDWARPRLTTTWPGPLRAGVARASGMAPGYGACFGGYPESRSPAPFSREPWKVCVNVHSFKPEELTVKTKDGYVEVSGKHEEQQVEGGIVSKNFTKKIQLPYEVDPTTVFASLSPEGLLIIEAPQIPPYQQYGDGSCGSEIPIDSQEATCA encoded by the exons ATGGCTGACAGCCAGCTGCCCTTCTCGTGCCACTACCCCGGCCGGCGCAGCGTCCGCGACCCCTTCAGGGAGCCCGGCTTGACCTCGCGCCTCCTGGACGACGATTTCGGCATGTCGCCCTTCTCCGGCGACCTCACCGCGGACTGGCCCGActgggcccggccccggctcacCACCACCTGGCCGGGCCCGCTGCGCGCCGGCGTGGCCCGCGCCTCGGGCATGGCGCCCGGCTACGGCGCCTGCTTCGGGGGCTACCCCGAGAGCCGCAGCCCGGCGCCCTTCTCCCGCGAGCCCTGGAAGGTGTGCGTCAACGTGCACAGCTTCAAGCCCGAGGAGCTGACGGTCAAAACCAAGGACGGCTACGTGGAGGTGTCCG GTAAACATGAAGAGCAGCAGGTGGAAGGAGGAATCGTCTCCAAGAACTTCACGAAGAAAATCCA GCTCCCCTACGAGGTGGATCCCACCACAGTCTTCGCCTCCTTATCTCCAGAGGGGCTGCTGATAATCGAAGCGCCCCAGATCCCCCCCTACCAGCAGTACGGAGACGGCAGCTGCGGCAGCGAGATCCCCATCGACAGCCAGGAAGCGACCTGCGCTTGA